The sequence AGGTCTTCTGCCCGTTGACGATGTAGCTGTCGCCGTCGCGCACCGCGGTGGTGCGCAGGCTGGCCAGGTCGGAGCCGGCCTCCGGCTCGGAAAAGCCTTGGCACCACCAGATATCCAGGTTGGCCGTGGCCGGCAGGAAGCGCTCCTTGGTTGCCTGGGAGCCGAATTCCGCGATCACCGGACCGACCATCTTGGCGTTGAAGGTCAGCGGTTCGGGCACCGAGGCCAGCTGCATCTCGTCGTGCCAGATCTGGTGCTGGGTCGCTGTCCAGTCCTTGCCGCCCCACTCGACCGGCCAGTTGGGAACCGCGAGGCCGTTGGCGTTGAGGATCCGCTGGGTGGTGACGATGTCGTCGGGGAAGATCGAATGGCCCAACCGGCTGCGTTCGCGAATGTCAGCGGGGATCTCGGTGGTGAAGAAGGTACGCATTTCGTCGCGGAATGCTGCCTCCTCCGTGGTCAGTGCCAGTCTCACGTCGACCTCCCGGTTGGTTGGGTGAACTCACGGTTGGTATGCACCCTAATCGGCGGACCCGCGGTACTGCGGGGGAGGGCTTACCGTGCGCTTTTGTAGGCTGGACCTCATGAGACGGTGGGTCGTCGCGCTCTGTGTCCTGGTCTTGTCTCTCGTGTCGTGCTCGGGGGAGCCGGCGCAGAAGGCCACCACGGACTCGTCACCGGGGGCCACGCAGAGTGCGGCCCCGAGGCCGCCCGCGCACATCGGCCAGACGCTGGACCTGATGCGGATCGGCGGGCAGAAGATCGCTGTGACGTTGACGGAGGTCATCGCGCCGGCAACCGTCCCGAACGGCTGGGGCGCGGCCGGCAAGACCTACCTCGCCACCAAGCTGCGGATCGAGAACGCCGGAACCACGACCATCGTCGGCAACAGCAACAGTGATGTCACCGTGGTGGGTTCCGACGAGCAGAACTACCAGGCCGACTTCGCCACCGTGACCGAGTGCAAGGACTTCGCCTACGGCTGGTTCTTGATCCCCGCCGGCGCATCGAACACCGGTTGCGTGGTCTTCGCGCTGCCCACCGGGGTCACTGCGGCGAAGGTGCGGTACACGCCGTCGTCGGGCATCTCGCACGACGTCGGGGAGTGGCTGAACCCCTAGCGAGAAGGGTTGTGCACAGCCCGGGATCGATCCACAGATCCGGCCCGAACCGTGCGGTGAGCGAGCCGGGTCGACGGTGCCGGCACCTACCGTCGGCGCATGGCATCAGAACTACCCGGCGAGCGGCTGCAGCGTCGACTCGGCCTGCTGCCGGAATCCGAGAGTGGCGACCACACCTCCGAAGCCGGCGACGAGGCTGACCCGAATTCGTTGCTGCCGCGGTGGCTGCCCGACGCCGCAGCAGAAACGGGCTGGCTTGCCCGAGTGCGGGCCGACCCGGGCCGAGCCGGTGCGATCGCCCTCGCGGTGATCGCCGCAGTCGCCGTGCTCATCACGGTGTTCACCGTGCTGCGGGACCAGCCCGCGCCGGTGATCAGCGCCAAACTGCCACCGGTGGAGATGGTT is a genomic window of Mycolicibacter heraklionensis containing:
- a CDS encoding DUF4352 domain-containing protein: MRRWVVALCVLVLSLVSCSGEPAQKATTDSSPGATQSAAPRPPAHIGQTLDLMRIGGQKIAVTLTEVIAPATVPNGWGAAGKTYLATKLRIENAGTTTIVGNSNSDVTVVGSDEQNYQADFATVTECKDFAYGWFLIPAGASNTGCVVFALPTGVTAAKVRYTPSSGISHDVGEWLNP